In the genome of Syntrophorhabdaceae bacterium, the window AAGCCTCTTCAAACCTCGCCCGTTACGACGGGGTCAAATACGGCATGAGGGTCGAGGGGAAAGATATTATCGACATGTATAAGAAGACGCGCATGAAAGGCTTCGGCAAGGAGGTCAAGCGGCGGATCATTCTGGGCACGTACGTGCTTTCTTCCGGGTATTACGATGCCTATTACGGAAAAGCAGGCAAGGTGAGGACCCTTATCAGGAAAGATTTTGAGGATGCTTTTGCACAATGCGATATTATCGCCACTCCCGTCTCCCCTACCACGGCGTTCAAAATAGGAGAGAAAGTGGAGGACCCGCTGCAGATGTATCTCTCCGACATATTCACCATTCCCGTGAATTTGGCCGGTCTTCCGGGTATGTCGGTTCCCTGCGGGCTCGATCGCGCCGGCCTCCCTGTGGGACTTCAGATAATCGGCAAGCCCCTCGATGAAGGACGCATGCTTCAGACCGCCTTTGCCCTCGAAAAGGAGCGGAAGGTGAAGAGCGTGCCGGACAGATTCAGAAGCTGATGGATCGTAGGGAAGCACATAAATTTCTCGTTGCCCTCAAAGGTATGGGCATAGACTCCTATGCTTTTGAAAAAACGCCCAGACTTTCCCTTTCCTCGATCCAGAGGCAAGCCAGGGACTGCACGAAATGTTCTCTCGCCGGAACCAGGAAACATGTAGTCTTCGGCGAAGGAGACGCCAACGCCCGATTGCTCTTTATAGGGGAAGCTCCCGGCGAGGAAGAAGACATCCAGGGAAGACCTTTTGTGGGCAGGGCAGGAAAACTTCTCGATCAGCTTATCGAGAGGACGGGGCTCAGGAGGAAAGAGGTCTACATATGCAATCTGCTCAAATGCAGGCCGCCGCAAAACCGCGACCCGGAGCCGTCGGAGATAGCACTCTGCAAGGAGTACCTCTTTTCCCAGCTCGAGATCGTGAACCCCCGCGTCATCTGTACCTTGGGCAGGCATGCCTACAATGCCCTGTTCGGAACCGATGAACGGATCACACGCATCAGAGGAGCACTCACGAAGTATAGGGGCGC includes:
- a CDS encoding uracil-DNA glycosylase → MDRREAHKFLVALKGMGIDSYAFEKTPRLSLSSIQRQARDCTKCSLAGTRKHVVFGEGDANARLLFIGEAPGEEEDIQGRPFVGRAGKLLDQLIERTGLRRKEVYICNLLKCRPPQNRDPEPSEIALCKEYLFSQLEIVNPRVICTLGRHAYNALFGTDERITRIRGALTKYRGALLLPTYHPSFLLRNNEKIKEAWEDMERLRQLLH